The Solanum pennellii chromosome 11, SPENNV200 genome contains a region encoding:
- the LOC107004096 gene encoding uncharacterized protein LOC107004096: MTGKNIVVESSAVNERKELSRTTTAITTITTKEDEKRGGGGNQHKRIGEVAGGTAAECAMVCCCCPCTVLHFLLLALYKVPTGLCRKAWRSKKQKKVLKKKNSINNSPGVYYTDDDKDYFDGGGNVNGGSSETAEFETEMWHRFYDGAGFGRSSSQKELEEEQQQQHQ; the protein is encoded by the coding sequence ATGACTGGGAAGAATATCGTGGTGGAGTCATCGGCGGTAAATGAGAGAAAAGAACTATCGAGAACGACGACGGCGATAACGACGATTACGACGAAGGAGGATGAGAAACGGGGCGGAGGCGGAAATCAGCATAAAAGGATAGGAGAAGTGGCGGGAGGGACGGCGGCGGAGTGTGCgatggtatgttgttgttgtccGTGCACGGTGCTGCACTTTCTCCTACTTGCTCTGTATAAAGTTCCGACGGGACTTTGCCGGAAAGCATGGAGGAGTAAGAAGCAGAAGAAggttttgaagaagaaaaacagcATTAACAATTCTCCTGGTGTTTACTACACGGACGATGATAAGGATTATTTCGATGGCGGCGGTAACGTAAACGGAGGATCATCGGAAACAGCCGAATTTGAAACGGAGATGTGGCACCGATTTTACGATGGCGCTGGATTTGGAAGGAGCTCATCTCAAAAGGAATTAGAAGAagaacaacaacagcaacatcaATGA